GGCAAAACCTCGACCAAAGAAATGCTCCGCACCGCGCTTGCGCCGCAGGGCAAAACCCACGCCGCCGAGGCCAGTTATAACAACCATTGGGGCGTGCCGCTGACGCTGGCCCGTATGCCTGCTGACACCCGCTATGCCGTCATTGAAATCGGCATGAGCAACCCCGGAGAGATCGAGCCGCTCGCCCGCATGGCCCGCCCGCACGTCGCGATGGTGACCACCGTTGCTGCCGTTCACCTCGAAGCGTTCGAGAACGTCGAAGGCATCGCCATTGAGAAGGCCAGCATCGTCAAAGGGCTGGAGGCAAACGGCGTCGCAGTCCTGAACGGCGACCTCGACACCTCGCACATCCTGATCGACGCCGCGAAAGAGCAGGGCGCAAAGGTAGTGACCTTCGGCCAGAACGCGGGCAACCATCACCGCATGTTGGACGTGCGCATTCGCGAAGGGCATACCGTCGGCTGTGCCCGCGCGTGGCGCACGCCCATTCTGATCAAAGTCGGCACCGAAGGCCGCCACTTTGCAGTGAACGCGCTGGGCGTCGTGGCTGCGATGTCTGCACTCGGCGCTGACCGCGTGCGCGGCCTGATGGACCTTGCAGAGTGGGCACCGCCCGCAGGCCGCGGTATGATCGAGCAGATCCACCTCGATACCGCGCGCTCGGGTGAATACTTTGACCTGCTCGACGATGCGTTCAACGCCAACCCGACCTCGCTGTCGGCCAGCCTCGAAGTGCTCGCTTCGCGCCAGCCGCGCGATGGCTGCGGACGCAAAGTCCGTGGCCGCCGCGTTGCGATCCTCGGCGATATGCTGGAACTCGGAACTGATGAAGCCGCGATGCATGCCCGCATGGCCGATGACCCGTCGATGGCCGACGTCGACGTTGTCCATTGCGCCGGCCCGCTGATGCGCCACTTGTTCGAGGCTTTGCCCGAAGACCAGCGCGGTCACTACACGAAAACCGCGCAAGATATGCTCCAAGACGTCTCGCGGCTCGTCGACACCGGCGATGTCGTGCTCGTCAAAGGCTCCAAAGGCAGCAAGATCAGCCTTGTCGTTGACGCGCTGCGCAAATTGGGGCAACGCAGAACAACCACCGACCACGAAGGCTGAACCGACATGCTGTACCTTCTGACCGCTCTCTCCGACGGCGGCGATTTCTTCAACCTGTTCCGGTACATCACCTTCCGCGCTGGCGGAGCTTTCCTGACCGCGCTGCTGTTCGGCTTCATGTTTGGCCGTCCGCTGATCGACGTGCTGCGCCGCAAACAGGGCAAGGGCCAGCCGATCCGCAGCGACGGCCCCGAAGCGCACCTCGCCAAGGTCGGCACCCCCACGATGGGCGGTCTGCTGATCGTCGGCGCACTCGCGTTCTCGACGCTGCTCTGGGCGCGCCTTGATAATGCGTTCGTGCTGCTGACCCTCTTCGTCACGCTGTCCTACGCAGCGATCGGTTTCGCCGACGACTATTCCAAGGTGAGCAAGCAATCGACCGACGGCGTGTCGGGCAAAGTCCGCCTGATCATCGGCTTCGCGGTTGCTGCTATCGCGGGCTACTGGGCTGCGGCCTACCACCCTGCTGACCTCACAAACCAGCTCGCGCTGCCTGTCTTCAAGAACACGCTCATCAACCTCAGCTGGCTCTTCGTACCCTTCGCGATGCTCGTCATCGTCGGCGCCGCCAACGCTGTAAACTTCACCGATGGCCTCGACGGCCTCGCAATCATGCCCGTCATGATCGCGGCCGGCACCTTCGGTATCATCGCCTATATCGTCGGTCGCTCGGACTTCACCGAATACCTCGATGTCCACTACGTGCCCGACACGGCGGAAATCACAGTGTTCTGCGCCGCGCTGATCGGCGGTGGCCTCGGCTTCCTGTGGTACAACGCACCGCCCGCCGCGGTCTTTATGGGCGACACCGGCTCGCTGGCTCTGGGCGGCGCACTCGGCTCAATCGCCGTTGCCACCAAGCACGAGATCGTCCTCGCCATCGTCGGCGGCCTTTTCGTGATGGAGACCCTCTCGGTCATCATTCAGGTGCTCTACTTCAAACGGACCGGTAAGCGCGTGTTCCTCATGGCGCCAATCCATCACCACTACGAAAAGAAGGGCTGGTCCGAGCCGCAGATCGTGATCCGGTTCTGGATCATCTCGCTGATCCTCGCCATGATCGGCCTCGCGACGCTTAAAGTGCGCTGAGCCGCCTTTCACTTTGACCTAAATACCTTGGGGGAGCCCCGCAGGGGCGGGGGCAAAGCCCCTATCCGCCCGCAGATTTTACGGAGTGCCGGATGATCCCTGTTCGTGGATACGAGAACCAGACCGTCGCGATCCTCGGCCTTGGCCGTTCGGGGCGGGCGACCGCAAAGGCGCTTATGGCTGGCGGCGCGACGGCCGTCGCTTGGGATGACAACCCCGCCGCGCGTGAAGCGGCAGAGGCTGAGGGCATCACCATTCGCGACCTCTCGCGTCAGGGCGCGTTTCTGGATGTGAGCTGCCTTGTAGTCTCGCCTGGTATTCCGCACCTCTATCCGACGCCCAATGCCGTCGTTGCTGCCGCTTGGGATGCGAATGTGCCGGTCGACAACGACATCGGTCTGTTCTTCCGTTCTTTTGCCTCCCGCGATTGGGACGAATTCGACCAGCCGCCACGCGTGGTGGCGGTCACTGGTTCGAACGGTAAGTCGACGACTTCGGCGCTCATTCACCACATTCTGACCGAGGCCGGTAAGCCCGCGCAGCTTGCTGGAAACATCGGTCGCGGTGTGTTCGATATCGACCCTGCCAGCGATGGCGAGATTGTGGTGCTGGAGCTGTCTTCCTACCAGACCGAGCTTGCCCGTTCGCTGACGCCTGACATCGCGGTGCTGACGAACCTGTCGCCCGATCACCTTGATCGTCATGCGGGGATCGGAGGCTACTTTGCCGCCAAGCGCCGCCTTTTTGCCGAAGGCGCGCCGGACCGCAATATCATCGGCGTCGACGAGATCGAGGGTCGTTTCCTCGCCAACCAGCTGTCCGAGGCTCAGGGCGATGACCGCGTTCTGCGCATCTCGAACACGCGCAAACTAGACGATGCCGGTTGGACCGTTTTCGCCCGCAAAGGCTTTTTGTCCGAGTGGCGTAAAGGCCGCCAGATCGGCAGCATCGACCTGCGCGAGATTGCGGGACTGCCGGGCGCCCATAATCATCAGAACGCCTGTGCAGCCTATGCCGTTTGCCGGTGCCTTGGACTGGGTCCAAAGCAGATCGAGGAAGGGATGCGGAGCTATGGCGGCCTGCCGCACCGTTCGCAGCTTGTCGGCGAAAAAGACGGCGTGACTTTCGTCAACGACTCCAAAGCGACCAACGTGGAAAGCGCGGCAAAGGCGTTGCAAGCGTTCAAGCGTATCCGTTGGATTTGCGGCGGCCTTGAGAAAGAGGGCGGGCTGGACGGCCTGCTGCCGCATGTTGGTTCGGTTGCCAAAGCCTACGTCATCGGCCGCGAGGCGGCTGCCTTCGCGATGAAGCTCAAGGACGTCGAGACCGAAGTTTGCACCACGATGGAGAACGCGGTCGCATTGGCAACTGCCGAGGCCGAAGAGGGTGACACGGTGCTGCTCGCGCCTGCTTGCGCGAGTTTCGACCAGT
Above is a window of Marivivens aquimaris DNA encoding:
- a CDS encoding UDP-N-acetylmuramoyl-tripeptide--D-alanyl-D-alanine ligase, whose product is MTDVLWTADDAAKATGGTSTADWQATGVSIDTRTLKPGDLFVALKAARDGHEFVSQALEKGAAAALVTHRPEGVAEDAPLLVVDDVLRGLEDLGRAARARTKARVVAVTGSVGKTSTKEMLRTALAPQGKTHAAEASYNNHWGVPLTLARMPADTRYAVIEIGMSNPGEIEPLARMARPHVAMVTTVAAVHLEAFENVEGIAIEKASIVKGLEANGVAVLNGDLDTSHILIDAAKEQGAKVVTFGQNAGNHHRMLDVRIREGHTVGCARAWRTPILIKVGTEGRHFAVNALGVVAAMSALGADRVRGLMDLAEWAPPAGRGMIEQIHLDTARSGEYFDLLDDAFNANPTSLSASLEVLASRQPRDGCGRKVRGRRVAILGDMLELGTDEAAMHARMADDPSMADVDVVHCAGPLMRHLFEALPEDQRGHYTKTAQDMLQDVSRLVDTGDVVLVKGSKGSKISLVVDALRKLGQRRTTTDHEG
- the murD gene encoding UDP-N-acetylmuramoyl-L-alanine--D-glutamate ligase, which produces MIPVRGYENQTVAILGLGRSGRATAKALMAGGATAVAWDDNPAAREAAEAEGITIRDLSRQGAFLDVSCLVVSPGIPHLYPTPNAVVAAAWDANVPVDNDIGLFFRSFASRDWDEFDQPPRVVAVTGSNGKSTTSALIHHILTEAGKPAQLAGNIGRGVFDIDPASDGEIVVLELSSYQTELARSLTPDIAVLTNLSPDHLDRHAGIGGYFAAKRRLFAEGAPDRNIIGVDEIEGRFLANQLSEAQGDDRVLRISNTRKLDDAGWTVFARKGFLSEWRKGRQIGSIDLREIAGLPGAHNHQNACAAYAVCRCLGLGPKQIEEGMRSYGGLPHRSQLVGEKDGVTFVNDSKATNVESAAKALQAFKRIRWICGGLEKEGGLDGLLPHVGSVAKAYVIGREAAAFAMKLKDVETEVCTTMENAVALATAEAEEGDTVLLAPACASFDQYNSFEKRGEDFIAQVAKVTG
- the mraY gene encoding phospho-N-acetylmuramoyl-pentapeptide-transferase, encoding MLYLLTALSDGGDFFNLFRYITFRAGGAFLTALLFGFMFGRPLIDVLRRKQGKGQPIRSDGPEAHLAKVGTPTMGGLLIVGALAFSTLLWARLDNAFVLLTLFVTLSYAAIGFADDYSKVSKQSTDGVSGKVRLIIGFAVAAIAGYWAAAYHPADLTNQLALPVFKNTLINLSWLFVPFAMLVIVGAANAVNFTDGLDGLAIMPVMIAAGTFGIIAYIVGRSDFTEYLDVHYVPDTAEITVFCAALIGGGLGFLWYNAPPAAVFMGDTGSLALGGALGSIAVATKHEIVLAIVGGLFVMETLSVIIQVLYFKRTGKRVFLMAPIHHHYEKKGWSEPQIVIRFWIISLILAMIGLATLKVR